In one Gracilinanus agilis isolate LMUSP501 chromosome 6, AgileGrace, whole genome shotgun sequence genomic region, the following are encoded:
- the LOC123252696 gene encoding olfactory receptor 10Q1-like has translation MPSYNTLQLNQSGPIEFVFQVFSTSLTIQALLFCFFLLLYVMILCGNTAIVWAVFTHSSLHTPMYFFLSNLSFLEICYTTTLVPLMLSNIFGAQKPIPLAGCGVQMFFFIALGGTDCFLLAVMAYDRYVAICHPLHYTLIMTQRLCIQMVAGSLSLALFLALQLTALVFTLPFCGYHREIKHFFCDVPPVLRLACADTHIHQAVLYVVSIIVLTIPFLLICISYVFIANTILHIRSAEGRKRAFSTCSSHLTVVLLQYGCCSLVYLRPPSNTQEDEGRQLALVYTFVTPLLNPLIYTLRNKDVKNALKKVMTSTR, from the coding sequence ATGCCTTCTTACAACACACTCCAGCTCAACCAGTCTGGTCCCATTGAATTTGTGTTCCAAGTGTTCTCCACTTCACTTACAATCCAGGCCCTCCTCTTctgttttttcctccttctctatgTGATGATTCTCTGTGGGAACACTGCCATCGTCTGGGCTGTGTTTACCCATAGTTCCCTGCACACCCCCATGTACTTCTTCCTATCCAACCTGTCCTTCCTGGAGATCTGTTATACCACTACTCTGGTACCATTGATGCTCTCTAACATCTTTGGTGCCCAGAAGCCAATTCCACTCGCTGGCTGTGGAGtccaaatgttcttttttatcGCCCTTGGGGGCACTGATTGTTTCCTACTGGCTGTCATGGCATATGACCGCTATGTGGCCATCTGTCATCCATTGCACTATACTCTCATCATGACCCAGAGGCTCTGTATCCAGATGGTGGCTGGCTCCCTGAGCCTGGCTCTTTTTCTGGCTCTGCAACTCACAGCACTGGTCTTTACCTTGCCCTTCTGTGGGTACCACAGGGAAATCAAACACTTCTTCTGTGATGTGCCACCTGTCCTAAGATTGGCCTGTGCTGATACACACATTCACCAGGCTGTTCTCTATGTGGTGAGTATCATTGTCCTGACTATCCCATTCCTGCTTATCTGCATCTCCTATGTCTTCATTGCCAACACCATCTTGCACATTCGCTCAGCTGAGGGCCGGAAGAGGGCCTTTTCCACATGTTCCTCCCATCTCACTGTGGTTCTGCTACAATATGGCTGCTGCAGTTTGGTCTATTTACGTCCTCCATCAAACACCCAAGAGGACGAGGGTCGGCAGCTGGCCTTGGTCTATACCTTTGTCACTCCCCTGCTTAATCCCCTCATTTATACCCTTCGGAACAAGGATGTCAAAAATGCTCTGAAAAAAGTCATGACCAGTACCAGATAA